A genomic stretch from Chryseobacterium sp. SNU WT5 includes:
- a CDS encoding ABC transporter permease gives MKNTAFYIATRYLLAKKGSTAVTFITWLAALAMLVAVAAMFIIISVFSGLEDLNQDLIANLHADLTVKSKEGKQLPDIDKATKILSANEEIAHFSKVIEEKAYISFRENGDIANLRGVDSAYIFVNPIHKNIFYGTYPSFKFSNEVLMENKLNNRLTIPVGEGADYATILMPKPGKGMISKEDDIFTKRDIYVSGVFPGNDQLDNTIISPLELVQELLNLPKNAAYEIVIKLRNADHADEVKADLVKNLGSKYDIKTKKEENAAFWKMINTEKLFIYLIFALVIFITTFNLAGAIIILQLDKKEQAKSLISLGMNLKSLRNIYFYTGILIVFFGIICGLILGTVICYLQINTGFIKAGSNTDLPFPVRVNFINYIIVAATAGIFGVTVARLFSKVNKRHFKTN, from the coding sequence TTGAAAAACACTGCATTTTATATCGCAACACGTTACCTTTTGGCCAAAAAAGGAAGTACAGCGGTCACTTTTATCACCTGGCTCGCAGCTTTGGCAATGTTAGTGGCAGTAGCAGCAATGTTTATTATAATTTCTGTTTTTTCTGGGCTGGAAGATCTTAATCAGGATTTGATTGCCAATCTTCATGCGGACCTTACCGTAAAAAGCAAAGAAGGAAAACAACTTCCCGACATTGATAAAGCGACTAAAATTCTTTCTGCCAATGAGGAAATCGCTCATTTTTCTAAAGTAATTGAAGAGAAAGCCTACATCAGTTTCCGTGAGAACGGTGATATTGCCAATTTGCGAGGTGTAGATTCTGCTTATATCTTCGTGAACCCAATTCATAAAAATATTTTCTACGGTACCTATCCAAGTTTTAAATTTTCCAACGAAGTTTTGATGGAAAACAAACTGAATAACCGACTTACGATTCCCGTAGGTGAAGGTGCAGACTATGCAACGATCTTGATGCCAAAACCGGGCAAAGGAATGATCAGTAAGGAAGATGATATTTTTACCAAGCGCGATATTTATGTTTCTGGTGTATTCCCCGGAAATGATCAGCTCGATAACACCATCATTTCACCTCTCGAATTGGTACAAGAACTTCTTAACCTGCCGAAAAATGCAGCCTATGAAATCGTGATCAAGCTAAGAAATGCGGACCACGCAGACGAAGTGAAAGCAGATCTAGTGAAAAACCTAGGATCTAAATATGATATTAAAACCAAAAAAGAAGAAAATGCTGCTTTTTGGAAAATGATTAATACTGAGAAATTGTTCATTTACTTAATTTTTGCCCTTGTGATTTTCATTACTACTTTTAATCTGGCAGGTGCAATTATTATTCTTCAGTTGGACAAAAAAGAACAGGCAAAATCGCTTATTTCTTTGGGAATGAATTTAAAATCCTTACGAAACATCTATTTTTACACGGGTATCTTAATCGTTTTCTTCGGTATTATTTGTGGGTTGATTTTGGGAACCGTTATTTGTTATTTGCAAATTAATACTGGATTTATCAAAGCTGGATCCAATACAGATTTACCTTTTCCGGTCCGTGTAAACTTTATTAACTACATCATCGTAGCAGCAACAGCCGGAATCTTCGGTGTAACAGTTGCCCGATTATTCTCAAAGGTTAACAAAAGACATTTTAAGACCAATTAA
- a CDS encoding PA2169 family four-helix-bundle protein, protein MENNKTVDVLNNLLQITNDRLEGFKNVDAKMISSYPKLRDEYDHGVIQSNRFRTELSTLITEKGGDPNDTATVAGGLHRTWIDVKNSLSFDKGEVTLENVLFGEGAAIKAFEKALDSGDLCPESSKVVQDQLHELKASYRKFESLEENNETE, encoded by the coding sequence ATGGAAAATAATAAAACAGTAGACGTTCTGAACAATCTGCTACAGATCACCAACGACCGCTTAGAAGGATTTAAGAATGTGGATGCCAAGATGATTTCCTCTTATCCTAAACTTCGGGACGAGTATGATCACGGGGTGATTCAGTCTAACAGGTTTCGAACAGAACTTTCCACTCTTATTACGGAAAAAGGCGGAGATCCAAATGATACTGCAACGGTTGCAGGAGGTTTGCACAGAACCTGGATCGATGTAAAAAATTCATTGTCTTTCGATAAAGGCGAAGTAACCCTGGAGAATGTTCTTTTTGGTGAGGGTGCCGCGATCAAAGCTTTTGAAAAAGCGCTGGATAGTGGTGATCTTTGTCCGGAAAGCAGCAAGGTTGTTCAGGATCAACTTCATGAACTAAAAGCCTCCTATAGAAAATTCGAAAGCCTGGAGGAAAATAATGAGACAGAGTGA
- the rbfA gene encoding 30S ribosome-binding factor RbfA — protein sequence MNESNRQRKVAQIIQEDFAEFFRKQASESKQTFLISVSDVKVTADLSIAKIYLSIFPPEFRKSIMKEIVENKAAYRNFMGQKMGKQVRIIPELNFYLDTTLDDVEKIEKELRGEGDNPIL from the coding sequence ATGAACGAAAGCAACAGACAAAGAAAAGTCGCCCAAATTATACAGGAAGATTTTGCTGAATTTTTCCGCAAACAGGCTTCGGAAAGCAAACAGACCTTTTTGATCAGTGTATCTGATGTTAAAGTAACTGCTGATTTAAGTATCGCAAAGATTTATTTAAGTATTTTCCCTCCCGAATTTCGCAAGTCAATCATGAAAGAAATTGTGGAAAACAAAGCTGCATACAGAAACTTTATGGGGCAAAAAATGGGGAAACAGGTTCGGATCATTCCAGAACTTAATTTCTATTTGGATACCACTTTGGACGATGTAGAAAAAATCGAGAAAGAATTAAGAGGCGAAGGCGACAACCCGATTCTTTAA
- a CDS encoding GIY-YIG nuclease family protein, whose translation MNHFVYILILNSSKSFYIGETEDMEQRLVQHNAHFFKNSYTQKHSDWEIYHLIHCENRTQARKIEHHIKKMKSRKYIENLKQYPEITVRLLEKFHVI comes from the coding sequence ATGAACCATTTTGTTTACATATTAATTTTGAATTCCTCCAAAAGTTTTTATATTGGAGAAACTGAGGATATGGAACAACGGTTGGTGCAACACAACGCTCATTTTTTTAAAAACTCTTACACTCAAAAACATTCTGACTGGGAAATATATCACTTAATACATTGTGAAAATCGAACGCAAGCCCGTAAAATTGAACATCATATTAAAAAAATGAAAAGTAGAAAATATATTGAAAATTTGAAACAATACCCAGAAATTACTGTTCGTTTGTTGGAGAAATTCCATGTAATATAA
- a CDS encoding DEAD/DEAH box helicase — MNLGIYESLITDALKKRLDVIDRNEFYIADQKKLDTNEAVHFLTMHLGKAIKKALNLIKSEKKDLLVSKQIEITNKILKYLTQEISSYEFKEDLVHADGLILEGVLEKLNSDYTDVKLHLKEIMPLTRLTQSELFTGGNVGLSLDGELKKEIRSSDRIDLLVSFIKWKAIVILRDAFEEFTKRGGKLRVITTTYMGATDAKAIHELSKLPNTEIKVSYNNSNERLHAKAYLFFRNSGFHTGYIGSSNFSRSALTDGLEWNVKVTTKEIPHIIDKFQKTFESYWNNAEFELYDESKLELLDNALQNNKLGKATLEIVRFFDLKPYHYQSEILEKLKVERTVHHSFKNLIVAATGTGKTMIAAFDFKNYLRENPNTKFLFIAHRIEILKQSLHTFRNVLKDQNFGELYGSGYYPTSKNSVFATVQTLSKLKFETFCTTNYFDYIILDEAHHGQASTYQKILNYFKPTILLGLTATPERMDGKSILPDFNDRIAAEIRLPDALNNKLLCPFQYFGISDSIDYSRVKWTNGKYDSEELTKIFTQNDIRVGDIIKNLNNYTKDFKLVSAVGFCISIEHAKFMKRKFEEVGLAAEYLVSENSSKREEIIYQFSTKKINYLFVVDIFNEGIDIPQIDTVLFLRPTESLTIFLQQLGRGLRLADGKDVLTVLDFVGQARDEYDFESKFRALIGKTNTTVLKEIEQDFPHLPLGCSIVLEKKAKDFIIENIRKATSVKKRQLVLKIQNFHNHTDLDLTLSNFLKIYNLKFQQIYKNYTFNELLEEALRIPFNKDNYASYKSMLSKKMIATESLSYFNFILELANQNFELKKLPKTENNTLMGTMLFYDFYQTASNDLTLEEGLRKIGENRSMVKEVRDFLSIKIDQINYEEFPLEDFSFAFPLKLHSRYTRDQILVALRLSTLKKKSSSREGVAENKSLNCEALFVNLKKSEEDFSPTTMYDDYAINDSLFHWQSQNQTAATSEKGKSYIKQLERKKTILLFVRESKSDADGFTKGYVFVGPVNFVEYSGSKPMSIKWKLEKNLPHFLWQESAKLNVG, encoded by the coding sequence ATGAATTTAGGGATATATGAAAGTCTGATAACAGACGCTCTTAAAAAGCGTCTTGACGTAATTGATAGAAATGAATTTTACATTGCTGATCAAAAAAAACTAGATACGAATGAAGCAGTTCATTTTCTTACGATGCATTTAGGGAAAGCGATCAAAAAAGCACTGAACTTAATTAAGTCTGAAAAAAAAGATTTATTGGTTTCAAAACAAATTGAAATTACAAACAAAATTCTGAAATATCTTACACAAGAGATTTCAAGTTATGAATTTAAGGAAGATTTAGTACATGCAGATGGTTTAATTCTAGAAGGTGTTCTTGAAAAATTGAATTCTGATTATACTGATGTCAAGCTTCATTTAAAAGAGATAATGCCACTAACACGATTGACTCAAAGTGAATTATTCACCGGCGGAAATGTAGGTTTATCATTGGATGGAGAATTAAAAAAGGAAATTCGATCTTCTGATAGAATAGATTTATTGGTCTCTTTTATTAAATGGAAGGCAATAGTTATTTTGCGCGATGCGTTTGAAGAATTTACAAAAAGAGGTGGGAAATTACGCGTAATTACAACTACCTATATGGGCGCCACAGATGCAAAGGCAATTCATGAATTATCTAAACTTCCCAATACTGAAATAAAAGTTTCTTACAACAACTCCAATGAACGTTTACATGCAAAAGCTTATTTGTTTTTTAGAAATTCAGGCTTTCATACAGGTTATATTGGGTCCTCAAATTTTTCCAGATCAGCCTTAACAGATGGATTAGAATGGAATGTAAAAGTAACGACCAAAGAAATTCCACATATTATTGACAAATTTCAAAAAACATTTGAATCGTATTGGAACAATGCAGAGTTTGAGTTGTATGATGAGTCTAAGTTAGAGCTTTTAGATAATGCACTTCAAAATAATAAACTAGGGAAGGCAACTTTAGAAATCGTGAGATTTTTTGATTTGAAACCTTATCATTATCAGTCAGAAATTTTAGAAAAGTTAAAGGTTGAAAGAACGGTTCATCATTCATTTAAAAATCTGATTGTCGCAGCAACAGGAACTGGAAAGACAATGATTGCTGCTTTTGATTTTAAAAATTATTTACGTGAAAATCCGAATACTAAATTTCTGTTTATTGCCCATCGAATTGAAATCCTAAAACAATCTCTTCATACATTCAGAAATGTACTTAAAGATCAAAATTTCGGTGAACTGTATGGAAGCGGATATTATCCTACGTCAAAAAATTCAGTCTTTGCAACTGTTCAGACTTTAAGTAAATTAAAATTTGAAACTTTTTGCACCACAAATTATTTTGATTATATAATTCTTGATGAAGCACATCATGGTCAAGCTTCAACCTATCAAAAAATTCTCAATTATTTTAAACCAACTATTCTTTTAGGTCTTACTGCGACTCCAGAAAGGATGGATGGTAAAAGTATTTTGCCAGACTTTAATGATAGAATTGCCGCAGAAATTCGTCTTCCTGATGCACTCAATAATAAACTTCTTTGTCCTTTCCAATATTTTGGAATTTCCGATTCGATCGATTATTCACGGGTTAAATGGACCAACGGAAAATATGATTCGGAGGAACTGACTAAAATTTTTACTCAAAATGATATTAGAGTTGGTGATATTATTAAGAATTTAAATAATTATACAAAAGATTTTAAGTTAGTTTCTGCTGTTGGTTTTTGTATTAGTATCGAGCACGCGAAATTCATGAAACGTAAATTTGAAGAAGTAGGATTAGCAGCTGAATATTTAGTTTCCGAAAATTCATCTAAACGTGAGGAAATTATTTATCAATTTTCCACAAAAAAAATAAACTATTTGTTTGTAGTAGATATTTTTAATGAAGGTATTGATATACCACAAATCGATACCGTATTATTTCTAAGACCTACAGAAAGTTTAACTATTTTTTTGCAACAACTCGGAAGAGGGTTAAGATTAGCAGATGGAAAAGATGTTCTTACCGTATTAGATTTTGTAGGTCAGGCTAGAGATGAATATGATTTCGAAAGTAAATTCCGCGCTTTAATTGGAAAGACAAATACAACAGTTCTAAAAGAAATTGAACAGGATTTTCCGCATTTACCTTTAGGTTGCTCAATAGTACTAGAGAAAAAAGCCAAGGATTTTATTATAGAAAATATTAGAAAGGCGACATCGGTTAAAAAAAGACAATTGGTATTAAAGATTCAAAATTTTCATAATCATACTGATCTGGATTTAACTCTAAGTAATTTTTTGAAAATCTATAATTTAAAATTCCAACAGATCTATAAAAATTATACATTCAATGAGCTCTTAGAAGAAGCTTTGCGTATTCCATTCAACAAGGATAATTATGCAAGTTATAAATCGATGCTTTCAAAAAAAATGATTGCAACAGAATCGTTATCCTATTTTAATTTTATTTTAGAGTTGGCAAATCAAAATTTTGAATTAAAAAAGTTACCAAAGACAGAGAATAATACCTTGATGGGTACCATGCTTTTTTATGACTTTTACCAAACGGCATCAAATGATTTAACATTGGAAGAAGGATTAAGAAAAATCGGAGAAAATAGATCGATGGTTAAAGAAGTGAGGGATTTTCTTTCAATAAAAATTGATCAAATTAATTATGAAGAATTTCCACTTGAAGATTTTTCATTTGCATTCCCGCTAAAACTGCATTCTAGATATACAAGAGATCAAATTTTAGTAGCACTACGTTTAAGTACTCTAAAAAAGAAAAGTTCAAGTCGAGAAGGAGTTGCAGAAAATAAATCTCTTAACTGCGAAGCATTATTTGTGAATTTAAAAAAGTCTGAAGAAGATTTTTCACCAACTACAATGTATGATGATTATGCTATAAATGATTCTTTGTTTCATTGGCAGTCGCAAAATCAAACAGCTGCAACCTCTGAAAAAGGCAAATCGTACATCAAACAATTGGAAAGAAAAAAAACTATTTTACTCTTTGTCCGCGAATCAAAAAGTGATGCAGATGGATTTACAAAAGGTTATGTATTTGTAGGGCCGGTAAATTTCGTTGAATATTCGGGGTCAAAACCAATGTCTATAAAATGGAAGCTTGAGAAAAATTTACCACATTTCCTTTGGCAAGAAAGCGCGAAACTAAATGTAGGTTAG
- a CDS encoding shikimate dehydrogenase family protein — MEQQYQFGLIGKNISYSFSKKFFTNKFQKLILPNYKYDIFDIASIEEVQSIFANPNLQGINVTIPYKEQIIPYLDRLSDEAEKIGAVNTVVIKDGIKTGYNTDAFGFEKTLLLHKKDQHRSALILGNGGVAKAVQYILKKHSISYQSVTRAGDLNFETITENIVHDHLLIIQCTPVGTFPNVENCLQFPFAGLSDKHLVIDLIYNPNYTAFIKKAAENGAKTVNGYYMLEQQAEKAWEIWDVRKK; from the coding sequence ATGGAGCAACAATACCAATTCGGATTAATCGGAAAAAATATTTCCTATTCCTTTTCTAAGAAGTTTTTTACGAATAAGTTTCAAAAGTTAATATTACCAAATTACAAGTATGATATCTTTGATATTGCCAGTATAGAAGAAGTTCAATCCATCTTTGCAAACCCAAACCTTCAGGGAATTAATGTGACGATTCCATATAAAGAACAAATTATTCCCTACCTTGACCGACTGAGTGATGAGGCAGAAAAAATTGGTGCAGTGAACACTGTTGTAATTAAAGACGGGATTAAAACAGGATATAATACGGATGCTTTTGGCTTTGAGAAAACCTTGCTCCTTCATAAAAAAGACCAACATCGATCTGCTCTTATTTTAGGAAATGGTGGTGTTGCAAAAGCAGTTCAGTACATCTTGAAAAAGCACAGTATTTCTTACCAATCGGTCACAAGAGCTGGAGATTTGAATTTTGAGACCATTACTGAAAATATCGTTCATGACCATCTTCTCATCATTCAATGTACGCCTGTTGGCACTTTCCCCAATGTAGAAAATTGTTTGCAATTTCCTTTCGCAGGACTCTCAGACAAGCATTTAGTGATTGATTTGATCTACAATCCAAACTACACTGCGTTTATCAAAAAAGCTGCTGAAAATGGTGCAAAAACAGTGAACGGCTATTATATGCTTGAACAACAAGCAGAAAAAGCATGGGAAATTTGGGACGTTCGAAAAAAATAA
- the mce gene encoding methylmalonyl-CoA epimerase translates to MKIEHLGIAVKSLTNSDDLFAKLLGKENYKQEAVEREGVTTSFYELGESKIELLEATNPDSPIAQFLDKRGEGIHHIAFGVENIYTEIERLKAAGFIFISEEPKDGADNKLIVFLHPKSTNGILIELCQEKP, encoded by the coding sequence ATGAAAATAGAACACCTCGGTATCGCCGTAAAATCCTTAACCAACTCAGACGATTTATTCGCTAAACTATTAGGCAAAGAAAACTACAAACAGGAAGCCGTGGAAAGGGAAGGAGTAACCACTTCTTTTTATGAATTGGGAGAAAGTAAAATAGAACTTCTAGAAGCGACCAATCCTGATAGTCCCATCGCCCAATTTCTCGACAAACGTGGCGAAGGAATTCACCACATCGCTTTCGGTGTCGAAAATATTTACACCGAGATCGAAAGATTAAAAGCAGCAGGATTTATTTTTATTTCCGAAGAACCGAAAGACGGCGCCGACAATAAACTCATTGTTTTCCTGCATCCTAAATCCACCAATGGGATTTTAATTGAACTTTGTCAGGAAAAACCTTAA